In one window of Nocardioides panacisoli DNA:
- a CDS encoding fluoride efflux transporter FluC yields MTWLWVALGAAVGAPLRYALGQWLDGRFHRGTLVANTLGSLLLGMTVGWSLDGAAVALVAVGFCGGLTTYSSFAVQVRDLPLRTAVAYAATTVALGLLACTGGFLLAR; encoded by the coding sequence ATGACGTGGCTGTGGGTGGCGCTGGGTGCGGCCGTCGGGGCGCCGTTGCGCTACGCGCTCGGGCAGTGGCTCGACGGGCGGTTCCACCGCGGCACGCTGGTGGCCAACACGCTCGGCTCGCTGCTGCTGGGCATGACGGTGGGCTGGTCGCTGGACGGTGCCGCGGTGGCGCTGGTCGCGGTGGGCTTCTGCGGCGGCCTGACGACGTACTCCTCCTTCGCCGTGCAGGTGCGCGACCTGCCGCTGCGCACCGCTGTCGCGTACGCCGCCACCACGGTCGCGTTGGGACTGCTGGCGTGCACGGGCGGGTTCCTCCTCGCCCGCTGA
- a CDS encoding CrcB family protein, with protein MIPPRLLLAVAAGGAAGAVLRYAAGEVLPEGDGVPWTTFAVNLLGAALLAGLELLAPARRSRTVAAGLGPGLLGGFTTFSATSEQGRALLAQGDPALAAAYLLGTLGACLVAVTLVGRLAPPLPEEDER; from the coding sequence GTGATCCCGCCGCGCCTGCTCCTCGCCGTCGCCGCGGGTGGCGCTGCCGGTGCGGTGCTGCGGTACGCCGCGGGCGAGGTCCTTCCCGAGGGCGACGGTGTCCCGTGGACCACCTTCGCGGTCAACCTGCTCGGCGCCGCCCTGCTCGCGGGGCTGGAGCTGCTGGCACCGGCGCGGCGTTCGCGCACCGTGGCGGCCGGCCTGGGGCCCGGACTGCTCGGCGGCTTCACCACCTTCTCGGCCACCTCCGAGCAGGGACGTGCACTGCTGGCGCAGGGTGACCCGGCCCTCGCGGCGGCGTACCTGCTCGGGACGCTGGGCGCCTGCCTCGTCGCGGTGACGCTGGTGGGGCGACTCGCCCCGCCGCTGCCCGAGGAGGACGAGCGATGA
- a CDS encoding metallopeptidase family protein produces the protein MPVEMDAERFDEVVERALDEIPDELAARVRNLAVLVEDEPPADQPADLLGLYDGVALTEGDAWAPPGLPNQVFIFRNPLLDFCRDEDELVEQIRITVVHEIAHHFGIDDDRLHELGYG, from the coding sequence GTGCCGGTCGAGATGGATGCCGAACGCTTCGACGAGGTCGTCGAGCGCGCCCTGGACGAGATCCCCGACGAGCTCGCCGCGCGGGTGCGCAACCTCGCCGTCCTGGTGGAGGACGAGCCGCCCGCCGACCAGCCGGCGGACCTGCTCGGGCTCTACGACGGCGTCGCGCTCACCGAGGGCGACGCGTGGGCACCGCCGGGCCTGCCCAACCAGGTCTTCATCTTCCGCAACCCGCTGCTGGACTTCTGCCGCGACGAGGACGAGCTCGTCGAGCAGATCCGCATCACCGTCGTGCACGAGATCGCCCACCACTTCGGCATCGACGACGACCGGCTGCACGAGCTCGGCTACGGCTGA